From the genome of Uranotaenia lowii strain MFRU-FL chromosome 1, ASM2978415v1, whole genome shotgun sequence, one region includes:
- the LOC129737972 gene encoding uncharacterized protein LOC129737972 — protein sequence MSRSTLKALQKRERQLYVIFDGTDRFIQTYQIDSDRCQLSSRLQVIDTVYSEFFEVRSKIEMLLDEAAEKEQKDADSEVKGEIAKQREEEHDKILQQFDDRYFAIRGDLLRLQGDKDALGVNTTSNSQSQSVSGNASRLKLPEIRLPSFSGNIREWVTFRDSFRSLIHENEHLTKMDKFTYLRSSLLGDALKEVNNIEMSEANYDVAWKMLEVRYENKKLIVKAHLDALFALEPLKKENYDGLNFLVSEFEKNLMMLQKIGEHTESWSTILVYMLCARLDSATLRQWETHYGSKEVPTYEELLLFLQGHCSVLQSITSARSPPSEARQTRSTVPWGEEVSTIHIEVLRSSSMSPPLKPNDMGKSADKNQQSTKSITVICWLSPAPARRRRKMLSTTDDGFSLCSTVC from the exons ATGTCGAGAAGTACGCTGAAGGCGTTGCAAAAACGTGAGCGGCAGTTATATGTGATTTTTGATGGTACTGATAGATTCATCCAAACCTATCAGATTGATAGTGATCGGTGCCAGTTAAGCTCAAGGTTGCAAGTGATTGATACGGTGTACAGTGAATTTTTCGAAGTTCGGAGCAAGATTGAAATGTTGCTGGACGAAGCGGCCGAGAAAGAGCAGAAAGATGCTGACAGCGAAGTCAAAGGGGAGATTGCAAAACAGCGCGAAGAAGAGCACGATAAAATTCTGCAGCAGTTTGATGACCGATACTTTGCAATTCGAGGTGACCTCCTTAGACTTCAAGGCGACAAGGATGCCTTAGGGGTAAACACAACCAGCAACAGCCAGAGTCAGTCTGTGTCAGGGAATGCGTCCAGATTAAAGCTGCCCGAGATTCGTTTGCCATCTTTCAGCGGAAATATCAGAGAATGGGTTACGTTTAGAGATTCTTTCCGTAGTCTCATTCACGAGAACGAGCATCTGACGAAAATGGACAAGTTCACGTACCTTCGTTCCTCTCTGCTGGGTGATGCACTGaaggaagtaaacaacatcgaGATGTCAGAGGCAAACTACGACGTCGCCTGGAAAATGTTGGAAGTACGCTacgaaaacaaaaagttaattGTCAAGGCTCATCTCGACGCTCTCTTCGCCCTCGAGCCGTTAAAAAAGGAGAACTACGACGGTCTGAACTTCCTCGTCagcgaatttgaaaagaatttgaTGATGTTGCAGAAAATCGGCGAGCATACGGAGTCATGGAGTACAATACTAGTCTACATGTTGTGCGCTAGACTAGATTCTGCAACATTGCGCCAATGGGAGACGCATTACGGGTCTAAGGAGGTCCCAACGTACGAAGAGCTGCTACTGTTCTTGCAAGGTCACTGCTCAGTTCTTCAATCAATCACCTCTGCAAGAAGTCCACCATCCGAAGCACGTCAGACAAGATCAACA GTACCATGGGGCGAAGAGGTCTCCACAATCCACATCGAGGTCCTCAGATCATCATCCATGTCGCCACCACTTAAGCCAAACGACATGGGAAAATCCGCCGACAAGAACCAGCAATCGACTAAATCCATCACAGTCATCTGCTGGCTATCCCCTGCCCCAGCGCGACGACGCAGGAAGATGCTAAGTACCACCGACGATGGTTTCAGTTTGTGCTCCACAGTATGCTAA